The Pelagovum sp. HNIBRBA483 sequence CAGCATCCTGCGCCTTCGGCTATCACCACTTCACAGCCAAGGCGGCGGAGGAGACGGATGGTCGCGTCATTGATGTCGGTGTTCAGCGCGCGCTGGGCGCACCCGGTCATGAGTGCCACGCGTTTCCGGCGCGGCGTTTCTGGCGCAAAACATTGTGGATCGTCATTGCGGCTTACGGGTGGGATGGTCTTGGGGGCCATTTCAAGCATCGCCCGCAGCCGTGCGTCCGGAATCAACTTACGGAATGGGCGACCAATTTTCGCGCCGAGAAGCGCAATGCGGAATCGCATTGGATAGGGGAGTATGCGCGCCAAAACCCAGCGGAGCGCCCGGTCCGACCAAGGGCGGTCGTAGTGACGCTCGATATAAGCGCGGGCTTCGTCGATCAGATGCATGTAATGCACGCCTGACGGGCAGGTGCTCATGCAAGCAAGGCAGGACAAGCAGCGATCAATATGCTTGACGGTTTTCTCATCGGGTATGCGGCTGTTTTCCAGCATATCCTTGATCAGGTAGATTCGGCCGCGGGGGCTATCCAGTTCGTCTCCAAGGACTTGGTAGGTAGGGCAGGTCGCGGTGCAAAATCCGCAATGCACGCAAGCGCGGAGTATTTCGTTGGCCCGTTGGATGCCTGGATCTTTGAGCTGTTCTGCGGTGAAATTCGTTTGCATGGCTAGCCCATCAATCCAGGGTTCAGGATGCCGCGTGGATCGAACTTCTGCCTCAGCCCCGTGGCGATTTTGGCAAGCGGTGGGGCTTCAGGGTGAAAGGTCGAGATGCGGGTTTTGGTTTCAATCGAGGCGCGGATCAACGTAGCGTGACCCTGGAACGCACCGAGGCGGGCGCGCAGATCTGTTCCTTCTGGCATACGCAGCCAAATCAAGCCGCCGCCCCAATCAAGCACGCTCGCTAACGGGGCCGCGCGTTCAAGAAGAGACGGAGCGTCGGTGGCTTTTGTCGAGATGCGCCAAATATCGCCGGGTTCTCCGGCAAAAGCTTTCACATCACGGATATCGCTCCAAAGAGTTTCGGCGTTTTCGACTATTTCTATCGCGCCAAAATCCTTCAATATCTCTGCCAGCTTGCTGCTTCGGTAATCCACCGAAGCATTAAAACCTTCAAGGCGGAAAAGGGTGCGCGTGCTGCTGGTGTCATGGGCCACGCCGCTCACTTCGAAAGGAGAGCCGAGCGCGCGTGCCATCGCTTTTACCGCTTGCGCTTGGTCCAACCCTGAAAGCGCCAAAGTTGCGGACTTCTCAACATTTGGGAGAACTTTCATTGCAACTTCGGTCAGGATTCCCAATGTTCCGTAACTACCAGCCAAGAGCTTCACAAGATCATAGCCGGTGACATTTTTCATCACGCGTCCGCCGTTTTTCAGCACTTTTCCAGCCCCGTCAACGAATCGAACACCCAGCATGTAATCCCGCGCGGCACCCACCTGCACGCGGCGAGGACCGGAAAGGTTCATGGCTGCGATGGAGCCAATTGTTGGTGTGCCTTCCGTGCTGAGGAGTGCGCGGTAGTCTGGCGGCTCGAAGGGAAGGCGCTGATTATGCTCCGACAGTGCTGCCTTGATTTCGGCAATCGGTGTTCCGGCTTGAGCGACGATGGTCAACGCACCCGGTTCGTAAAGGGAGATACCCGACAAGCCGGTGGTTTTTACCACGGTGCAGGCTCCGGTAACGCGGCCAATAGGGCGGGTGCCGCCACCTTGAATATGCAACGGTCGTTGCGTTGTCGCGACCAGCTCAGCAAGCTCCTGCTCTGATTTGGGTGTGAGCACGTCAGCGCCCCTTTCTTGCCAGGGGCATCATGCGGCTTGAGATTGGCGATGAGAGGCGCTGGCGCCTAGTGGGAAAACTTTTGCGGGATTGAGAAGCCACGCCGGATCAAAGACGTCCTTGACGGCCATTTGTGCCGCGAGATCGTCTGGCGTGTACTGTGTCAGCATGAGGTCACGTTTCTCGATGCCAACTCCATGTTCACCAGTCAAACAACCGCCCACCTCG is a genomic window containing:
- the glcF gene encoding glycolate oxidase subunit GlcF, producing MQTNFTAEQLKDPGIQRANEILRACVHCGFCTATCPTYQVLGDELDSPRGRIYLIKDMLENSRIPDEKTVKHIDRCLSCLACMSTCPSGVHYMHLIDEARAYIERHYDRPWSDRALRWVLARILPYPMRFRIALLGAKIGRPFRKLIPDARLRAMLEMAPKTIPPVSRNDDPQCFAPETPRRKRVALMTGCAQRALNTDINDATIRLLRRLGCEVVIAEGAGCCGALTHHMGREEESHKTAAKNIRAWASEMDGEGLDAIVINTSGCGTTVKDYGHMFRNDPLAADAARVSAIAKDISEVITDLDLPQTTVPDLTVAYHAACSLQHGQQIKTYPKLLLKEAGFTVLEPADPHLCCGSAGTYNLMQPEISGKLKARKVQTLEALSPDIIAAGNIGCMMQIGAATGVPVVHTVELLDWATGGPKPRALETSHRSPSPIKPEVPILR
- the glcE gene encoding glycolate oxidase subunit GlcE, producing the protein MLTPKSEQELAELVATTQRPLHIQGGGTRPIGRVTGACTVVKTTGLSGISLYEPGALTIVAQAGTPIAEIKAALSEHNQRLPFEPPDYRALLSTEGTPTIGSIAAMNLSGPRRVQVGAARDYMLGVRFVDGAGKVLKNGGRVMKNVTGYDLVKLLAGSYGTLGILTEVAMKVLPNVEKSATLALSGLDQAQAVKAMARALGSPFEVSGVAHDTSSTRTLFRLEGFNASVDYRSSKLAEILKDFGAIEIVENAETLWSDIRDVKAFAGEPGDIWRISTKATDAPSLLERAAPLASVLDWGGGLIWLRMPEGTDLRARLGAFQGHATLIRASIETKTRISTFHPEAPPLAKIATGLRQKFDPRGILNPGLMG